Proteins co-encoded in one Ananas comosus cultivar F153 linkage group 15, ASM154086v1, whole genome shotgun sequence genomic window:
- the LOC109721234 gene encoding uncharacterized protein LOC109721234 isoform X4, with protein MAIVTGDRYLEQLVDFVERNAGALLDGTLTLKLNPAGLRYVQSRLEALRELEGLLAGAPVDYLRAYVSDLGDHRALEQLRRILRLLTSLKVISPLPAPARRDPTPLALGPFGRLRVLELRGCDLSTSAAKGLLELRHTLEKLICHNSTDALRHVFASRIVDVKDSPVWNRLSFVSCACNGLVLMDESLQLLPAVETLDLSRNRFTKVDNLRKCMKLRHLDLGFNHLRKISLLSEASSRIVKLVLRNNALTTLHGIENLKSLEGLDLSYNIISSFVELEILANLSRLQSLWLEGNPICYARWYRAHVFSFFPHPEKLKLDEKGISTGEYWERHVIISASKQKHPSGYGFYFPAKDGPTDETSLSTKRKKSSRLACIDEEQRNLCEEALDQEIISSDSDHLRKEENAITESESKIVGLISRAEYLKKERSNLWLREFKEWMDQTSDDAMDKAQCVETKLGHGKGRNLKHKKVQKLFRETSKSILDPTRTSNSGSSSNMLESESELLFSDAKVGGASLELVISEADQSLVHQNETQNLSSSELGYPRHSSFTADKGDAQSSKTNLANSAASNIINEIMVSQLSNRYPRSPPKYREDILQHRLYLEEEFLQLSAESHDVRLASGSDTSSSDDALCQLNSSSSEDEYGVKETFMKLGVNGHSTSLPDEDEHSMQMHEKGSLVGDNITLNKSAEQDSGPTRNILANNVKGVVVHVSSDGVDSDTDQMGQEVGSMARRKGKRKFRRRVIPLCDYYNGTKLDVLKANGILQVYNDDTQDVHGQASCYMNISQLSCKEFSTGNQEGIITVTNGSKNTLLDPKAELDQYLKDIFNQKVADQKDSETCEDVVYCECIIQQGTNLLESKVSLLRSCMKKLYVLLVDETLDGQEVTPRVLESCRLEELAKVAGVHDWGCIVPIFSKECGESKSYTQSLAGQ; from the exons ATGGCGATCGTCACCGGAGACCGCTACCTCGAGCAGCTGGTGGACTTCGTGGAGCGCAACGCCGGGGCGCTGCTCGACGGAACCCTAACCCTGAAGCTGAACCCCGCGGGGCTTCGCTACGTGCAGTCGCGGCTCGAGGCGCTGCGGGAGCTCGAGGGGCTCCTCGCCGGCGCCCCCGTCGACTACCTCCGCGCCTACGTCTCCGACCTCGGCGACCACCGCGCGCTCGAGCAGCTGCGGCGGATCCTGCGCCTGCTCACCTCGCTCAAGGTCATCTCGCCGCTCCCCGCGCCAGCGCGGCGCGACCCCACGCCGCTCGCGCTCGGGCCCTTCGGCCGCCTCAGGGTGCTCGAGCTCCGCGGCTGCGATCTCTCCACCTCCGCCGCGAAGGGCCTCCTCGAGCTCCGCCACACGCTGGAGAAGCTCATTTGCCACAATTCCACG GATGCACTCAGGCATGTATTTGCGAGCAGAATTGTGGATGTAAAGGATTCCCCTGTTTGGAACCGGCTTTCTTTTGTCTCATGCGCTTGCAATGGGTTGGTCCTCATGGATGAGTCATTGCAGTTGCTTCCTGCTGTTGAAACTCTTGATCTGAGTAGGAATCGCTTTACAAAAGTCGATAACCTGCGGAAGTGCATGAAGCTGCGGCACTTGGATTTGGGTTTTAATCACCTGAGGAAGATATCATTGTTGAGTGAG GCTTCCTCTCGAATAGTCAAACTTGTTTTGAGAAACAATGCTCTAACTACGCTGCATGGGATTGAAAATCTGAAGTCGCTTGAAGGGCTTGACCTTTCCTACAATATAATTTCCAGTTTTGTAGAGTTGGAGATCCTTGCTAATCTTTCTCGTCTACAGAGCCTTTGGTTGGAAGGAAATCCAATTTGCTATGCTAGGTGGTATCGAGCGCATGTTTTCAGCTTCTTTCCGCATCCGGAGAAA TTGAAATTAGATGAAAAGGGTATCAGCACAGGAGAATATTGGGAAAGGCATGTAATAATATCTGCAAGCAAACAAAAACACCCATCTGGATATGGATTTTACTTTCCTGCAAAAGATGGTCCTACAGATGAAACTAGTCTAAGTACTAAAAGG AAGAAGAGTTCACGTCTTGCCTGTATCGATGAGGAACAAAGGAATTTATGCGAAGAGGCCTTGGATCAAGAAATAATATCATCTGATAGTGATCATCTTAGGAAAGAGGAGAATGCCATCACAGAGAGTGAGTCCAAAATTGTTGGCTTGATCAGTAGAGCTGAATacttaaaaaaagagagatctaATCTTTGGTTGCGTGAATTCAAGGAGTGGATGGACCAAACTTCTGACGATGCAATGGACAAAGCCCAGTGTGTAGAGACCAAGCTTGGTCATGGCAAAGGAAGGAATCTGAAACACAAGAAAGTACAGAAGTTATTTAGGGAAACTTCGAAGAGTATTTTAGATCCTACACGAACTTCCAACAGTGGAAGTAGCTCAAACATGTTGGAGTCCGAGTCTGAACTATTATTTTCAGATGCAAAAGTTGGTGGTGCATCTCTGGAGCTGGTTATTAGTGAAGCAGATCAATCACTGGTTCATCAGAATGAAACACAAAATCTTTCTTCATCAGAGTTAGGCTACCCCCGTCATAGTTCTTTTACAGCTGACAAAGGTGATGCGCAAAGCTCAAAGACAAATTTAGCAAACTCAGCAGCATCGAACATCATCAATGAGATAATGGTATCACAACTATCCAATAGATACCCTAGGTCACCTCCAAAATATCGCGAGGATATTCTACAACATAGGCTTTATTTGGAGGAGGAATTCTTGCAGCTATCAGCTGAGTCGCACGATGTGAGGTTGGCATCAGGTAGTGATACGAGCTCTAGTGATGATGCGTTATGTCAGTTAAACTCGTCCAGTTCTGAAGATGAATATGGGGTAAAGGAAACATTTATGAAGTTGGGTGTTAATGGTCATTCAACTTCATTACCTGATGAAGATGAACATTCTATGCAAATGCATGAGAAAGGAAGTCTAGTAGGGGACAATATCACACTTAATAAATCTGCCGAGCAAGATTCTGGTCCTACTAGAAATATATTGGCAAACAATGTTAAAGGTGTTGTAGTGCATGTTTCTTCAGATGGTGTTGATTCTGATACTGATCAAATGGGTCAAGAAGTTGGCAGCATGGCAAGACGAAAAGGTAAACGGAAGTTTAGGAGAAGGGTTATTCCACTTTGTGATTATTATAATGGTACGAAATTGGACGTTCTGAAGGCTAATGGAATTCTACAAGTTTATAATGACGATACTCAGGATGTGCACGGCCAAGCAAGTTGCTATATGAATATTTCTCAACTTTCTTGTAAGGAATTCAGCACAGGAAATCAGGAGGGAATTATTACGGTCACTAACGGTTCAAAGAATACATTACTTGATCCTAAAGCTGAATTGGATCAgtatttaaaagatattttcaacCAGAAAGTTGCAGATCAGAAAGACTCTGAAACTTGTGAAGATGTAGTTTATTGTGAATGTATAATTCAACAAGGAACAAACCTTCTTGAGAG
- the LOC109721234 gene encoding uncharacterized protein LOC109721234 isoform X5, translating to MAIVTGDRYLEQLVDFVERNAGALLDGTLTLKLNPAGLRYVQSRLEALRELEGLLAGAPVDYLRAYVSDLGDHRALEQLRRILRLLTSLKVISPLPAPARRDPTPLALGPFGRLRVLELRGCDLSTSAAKGLLELRHTLEKLICHNSTDALRHVFASRIVDVKDSPVWNRLSFVSCACNGLVLMDESLQLLPAVETLDLSRNRFTKVDNLRKCMKLRHLDLGFNHLRKISLLSEASSRIVKLVLRNNALTTLHGIENLKSLEGLDLSYNIISSFVELEILANLSRLQSLWLEGNPICYARWYRAHVFSFFPHPEKLKLDEKGISTGEYWERHVIISASKQKHPSGYGFYFPAKDGPTDETSLSTKRKKSSRLACIDEEQRNLCEEALDQEIISSDSDHLRKEENAITESESKIVGLISRAEYLKKERSNLWLREFKEWMDQTSDDAMDKAQCVETKLGHGKGRNLKHKKVQKLFRETSKSILDPTRTSNSGSSSNMLESESELLFSDAKVGGASLELVISEADQSLVHQNETQNLSSSELGYPRHSSFTADKGDAQSSKTNLANSAASNIINEIMVSQLSNRYPRSPPKYREDILQHRLYLEEEFLQLSAESHDVRLASGSDTSSSDDALCQLNSSSSEDEYGVKETFMKLGVNGHSTSLPDEDEHSMQMHEKGSLVGDNITLNKSAEQDSGPTRNILANNVKGVVVHVSSDGVDSDTDQMGQEVGSMARRKGKRKFRRRVIPLCDYYNGTKLDVLKANGILQVYNDDTQDVHGQASCYMNISQLSCKEFSTGNQEGIITVTNGSKNTLLDPKAELDQYLKDIFNQKVADQKDSETCEDVVYCECIIQQGTNLLESKVSLLRSCMKKLYVLLVDETLDGQGKFHCKKSPLEFWKAVGLKS from the exons ATGGCGATCGTCACCGGAGACCGCTACCTCGAGCAGCTGGTGGACTTCGTGGAGCGCAACGCCGGGGCGCTGCTCGACGGAACCCTAACCCTGAAGCTGAACCCCGCGGGGCTTCGCTACGTGCAGTCGCGGCTCGAGGCGCTGCGGGAGCTCGAGGGGCTCCTCGCCGGCGCCCCCGTCGACTACCTCCGCGCCTACGTCTCCGACCTCGGCGACCACCGCGCGCTCGAGCAGCTGCGGCGGATCCTGCGCCTGCTCACCTCGCTCAAGGTCATCTCGCCGCTCCCCGCGCCAGCGCGGCGCGACCCCACGCCGCTCGCGCTCGGGCCCTTCGGCCGCCTCAGGGTGCTCGAGCTCCGCGGCTGCGATCTCTCCACCTCCGCCGCGAAGGGCCTCCTCGAGCTCCGCCACACGCTGGAGAAGCTCATTTGCCACAATTCCACG GATGCACTCAGGCATGTATTTGCGAGCAGAATTGTGGATGTAAAGGATTCCCCTGTTTGGAACCGGCTTTCTTTTGTCTCATGCGCTTGCAATGGGTTGGTCCTCATGGATGAGTCATTGCAGTTGCTTCCTGCTGTTGAAACTCTTGATCTGAGTAGGAATCGCTTTACAAAAGTCGATAACCTGCGGAAGTGCATGAAGCTGCGGCACTTGGATTTGGGTTTTAATCACCTGAGGAAGATATCATTGTTGAGTGAG GCTTCCTCTCGAATAGTCAAACTTGTTTTGAGAAACAATGCTCTAACTACGCTGCATGGGATTGAAAATCTGAAGTCGCTTGAAGGGCTTGACCTTTCCTACAATATAATTTCCAGTTTTGTAGAGTTGGAGATCCTTGCTAATCTTTCTCGTCTACAGAGCCTTTGGTTGGAAGGAAATCCAATTTGCTATGCTAGGTGGTATCGAGCGCATGTTTTCAGCTTCTTTCCGCATCCGGAGAAA TTGAAATTAGATGAAAAGGGTATCAGCACAGGAGAATATTGGGAAAGGCATGTAATAATATCTGCAAGCAAACAAAAACACCCATCTGGATATGGATTTTACTTTCCTGCAAAAGATGGTCCTACAGATGAAACTAGTCTAAGTACTAAAAGG AAGAAGAGTTCACGTCTTGCCTGTATCGATGAGGAACAAAGGAATTTATGCGAAGAGGCCTTGGATCAAGAAATAATATCATCTGATAGTGATCATCTTAGGAAAGAGGAGAATGCCATCACAGAGAGTGAGTCCAAAATTGTTGGCTTGATCAGTAGAGCTGAATacttaaaaaaagagagatctaATCTTTGGTTGCGTGAATTCAAGGAGTGGATGGACCAAACTTCTGACGATGCAATGGACAAAGCCCAGTGTGTAGAGACCAAGCTTGGTCATGGCAAAGGAAGGAATCTGAAACACAAGAAAGTACAGAAGTTATTTAGGGAAACTTCGAAGAGTATTTTAGATCCTACACGAACTTCCAACAGTGGAAGTAGCTCAAACATGTTGGAGTCCGAGTCTGAACTATTATTTTCAGATGCAAAAGTTGGTGGTGCATCTCTGGAGCTGGTTATTAGTGAAGCAGATCAATCACTGGTTCATCAGAATGAAACACAAAATCTTTCTTCATCAGAGTTAGGCTACCCCCGTCATAGTTCTTTTACAGCTGACAAAGGTGATGCGCAAAGCTCAAAGACAAATTTAGCAAACTCAGCAGCATCGAACATCATCAATGAGATAATGGTATCACAACTATCCAATAGATACCCTAGGTCACCTCCAAAATATCGCGAGGATATTCTACAACATAGGCTTTATTTGGAGGAGGAATTCTTGCAGCTATCAGCTGAGTCGCACGATGTGAGGTTGGCATCAGGTAGTGATACGAGCTCTAGTGATGATGCGTTATGTCAGTTAAACTCGTCCAGTTCTGAAGATGAATATGGGGTAAAGGAAACATTTATGAAGTTGGGTGTTAATGGTCATTCAACTTCATTACCTGATGAAGATGAACATTCTATGCAAATGCATGAGAAAGGAAGTCTAGTAGGGGACAATATCACACTTAATAAATCTGCCGAGCAAGATTCTGGTCCTACTAGAAATATATTGGCAAACAATGTTAAAGGTGTTGTAGTGCATGTTTCTTCAGATGGTGTTGATTCTGATACTGATCAAATGGGTCAAGAAGTTGGCAGCATGGCAAGACGAAAAGGTAAACGGAAGTTTAGGAGAAGGGTTATTCCACTTTGTGATTATTATAATGGTACGAAATTGGACGTTCTGAAGGCTAATGGAATTCTACAAGTTTATAATGACGATACTCAGGATGTGCACGGCCAAGCAAGTTGCTATATGAATATTTCTCAACTTTCTTGTAAGGAATTCAGCACAGGAAATCAGGAGGGAATTATTACGGTCACTAACGGTTCAAAGAATACATTACTTGATCCTAAAGCTGAATTGGATCAgtatttaaaagatattttcaacCAGAAAGTTGCAGATCAGAAAGACTCTGAAACTTGTGAAGATGTAGTTTATTGTGAATGTATAATTCAACAAGGAACAAACCTTCTTGAGAG